CCCAAAAAGATTCTTGGGGGAAGCCTGCACTTGCAGGTTCGTACTGCCATTGAGCGGATCGATCTTCTCCGTCAGTGACGCGCCCAAGCGGCCGAATGGCCGAGTGAGCATCGCGACCACCGAACTATGCGGTCCGGACGTTGAATTCGTATCCCGCTCGACCGTAACCGCAAGACTAAATGTTTTCGCGATCGTGCTCGAAGCTGTCAGCGCGATCTGCGACGAGGCTCCGCCGTCTCTGTCGCCCCGGCGAAAGATCTGCAAACCGACTGACTGCCGCCCGAGCTGCGCCGTCAGGAATCCGGTAATCGCGCTGGTCGCACGGTCCGCCGACGGCGACTGGCTGATGTTGGCGTAGCTGCTCGACTGCGTAAGCAGCGTCACGCCGCCGCCGAAGCGCGGCGCGGCGTAGCTATAGCCGAGCGAGAGCGCGCCGCCCGTCAAGCCGGCCGCATGACTTGCGCCGAGTGCAAGATGCAGCAACCCGGGCTTCAACCGCAGATCGAAAACCGGGCCGAAACTTACGAGACCGCTGGACGCTTCGAATCGTCCGCCCGCGGTGAAAAGATTGCTCACGCCGAGCCGGTAATGCCCCATGACCGCACCCGGCCCATACCTGTCGCCGTCTTGAAACGCGTTGTTGCGCACCAAACCGGCCGCGTATTCAAAGTCGCTCGTTCCGCGAATCAGAAGATCGGAGCTGATATACGATGACTGCGTATAGGTCTGCGTGTGACCGAAAGCGTCGGTGACGACCACTTGCGTCGTCGCGCTTCCGCTGGCTACGGGCAACCGCGTGAGATCGAAGTTGCCCGGCGAGAGATCGATGCGGCTCGTCAAGACGCCGTTAACGTAGATGTCCGCGGTGGACGGCGATGTAACCGCGCCGCTGAATCCAGGCAACGGGTAATGAATGGCGTACGGATCGAGATCGAAAGCGCGCGCGCTGGCAATGCCGCCTATAAAAGTCGAGCCGCCTAAGTCGCCGGTCGACTCCACGAAATCGCCGTACACTTGGCGCACGGAGCGCAGCCGGTCATCGTTCTCGAAGTACGTCAAGCCGCGATGCGCCGATGCGCCGGTCGCGAAGTTGAAAGAATCGTACAGCACGTGTGAACCCCGGTTTATTCCCGTTTCCAGAAATGCGTTGGCGTCACCGGCGCTGGTCCGGCTCGCCGAGTAGTTCACATACGCGCTGCGAGAACCGGTGTACTCAACGTTCGCGGGGCGGGCGCGAACGAGGTCGAGTTGGATCGACGGCAAGAACTTCGGCTGCACCGTGACGTCGAGCGAGAGCGAATCTTCATTTAAATTGTAAACGACAGCGGGCGCAAGTGAGGCCAACGACACAAAAACCTGGCCGCGAATCGTTTCGCGCTTACCGCCCAATCCGTGGATGCCGCCTTGCTCCAATGCGTCGATCGGAACGAGCACGTCCTTGTCGCGCAGAATCGCAACGGTTTCCCCTTGATCGAGCGTGTTGACGTGCAAGGTCACGAACGCTCGCAAATCCGCCGCCCTAACGGGCGGCGGACAAACAAGGCAGAGAAACGCGAAGAGGAGGCTTAGCGCGCCGAGGTGGTACCGCACTGCTTACGCACTCCTGCGAACGTTTCTCCGAAACGCCCCGCATCGGTGCGTACCTGAACCGAGAGCGATGACAGCGCCGCGCAGCGCGCCGCTGAGATCGGAACGACAAAATGGCGCGTGCCGCCGGCCAGCACATACCATCCGGTGATGTTTTGCGAGAACAACTGCGCACCCGCGCCGCTTTTCCCGCTGATGACCACGCTCTGAATCGAGAAGTGCGTGTTGCCCGTATTGACAACGTCGAAGTTCACGGCGCCCTTTTGAACCGATCCGCTGCGAACGGCTCCGGAAACAACCGGCGACCCGGCCGGCCGCAGGAAGACCGGGACTCCGACTTTCAACAGCAGCGTCACTTGTGCCCGGCCTTTGGGTCCCAGAACGCTTTGCAGCGACGGCAGTTCTTCCATGAAAACGCGGTACGTTTTTTCGGTCGGACCTTGAGGCATGGTCACGCCTACGCGGACGCGCTTGGTCTCGCCCGGATCGAGCGAGAGCAGTTGCGGGAAATACACCAGCTGGTCCGTCTTGGCCAGCTCTACCTGCCCCGACCGGCTTTGCGACCAGGAGAACCCGGTCACCTGAAGGCGCAGTTTTTGCGTCGTCTGGTTGGTCACGGCAATTGATGCACTGGAGTTGGTCTTCTCGAGCGTGATGATGATCGGATCGACGGAGAAGGTCGCGGCCTTCACGGCTCCGCCCAATGCCAAACATGCTCCGAGGAATAATGCAAGCGCTCGCGCGCTAAAAGTTAATCGTTGCGACATAATCTCCACTGGAATTCGGCGCTGGGGTTGCGCCTCCGCCCGTCAGCGGAAGCTGCACGTACTGGACGGTCACCAAAGGCTTCGTCTGGTTCGGTGACATCGTCTGGGCTAGCATGTTCGATATCTGGTCCGCCAGTCCATTCGCTATCTCCGTCGTGGTCATAGGGGCAGGCGTTGCGGCCGGCGAGGCGCCCGGCCGTGGTGAGGACCCGGAAGCGGGCACCGGCGTGGGTCCGACGGGCGCGAGCGTCGGAGACGGTGTCGGAACGGTGATGGTGGACGGGATCGAAATCGTCACGCTGTTCGGGACGCGCACGCCCACGCGTATAGGGACCGTAAGCACGGTGGCGATAACAAGTGCGGCGACAGCCACGGATTGCATCAGAAATTCACCAGTGCTGTCAGCGTGTCGCTATAGTCGCCCGGCGTTGCCGCAGTGGCGCCTAAGACGCGTCCGTAGAGTGTGATCTTCACAGGTTGACTGGTGGCCGCCACGTAGGTAACGGTCTGCGTGCGGTTCCACACAACCGAACGCGCGGCGGCCGTGTAGATCTCGTAGAACACCGCGCCGTTTCCGCCGGCCGTTCGCATGGTCCGGTGCGTGCCGTTGTAGTACTGGCCGTTGTCGAGCGCTATCGAAACGCCGGCCGATCCTTTTGTGCACTGGATCTGCAGCGCATCGACCTGCGCGTCAACCGTTCCGTTCGAACTCGGATCGTACGTTCCAAAGTCTATTCCTTGCGGTGATTGCAACGCGCAATTCGCGGCCACGGCCGTCTTCACCGTAAGGGTAGACTTCGACGTGCTGTCGGCGCCCATCAACGCCACGGCGAACATGCTTGCAATCAAGATCGGCGCAAGCTGCTTCATTAGAAATTCACCGTCGCCGTTACCGAATCGGTATAGCTCGCCGCCGTGTAAGCATCTTGACCGCCGGGTATGCGCCCGTATACCGGCAGGTTTACGGTAGCCATGCTGGTTGACGTATAGCTGACGGAGTTCGTCGTATTCCATACCGTCGTTCGGCCGGAGGTTGTGTAGATTTCATACTGGAGCGTGTGCGACGCTCCGTCGACCATAAACCGCGTGGAACCGACGGCGTGCAGGCCCAGATTCAATGTGACCGTCACACCCGGCGCGCCGCGCGTGCATGCCACGGCGAGCGCGTTCGGAGCAACGTCGAGAGCCGCCGTGTTGTTCGTCACGACCGGGTCGTACGAGCCGAAGTTCAATGGCGTCGGGCTGGTCACCGTGCACTTCGCAATCACCGTTGTGGAGATCGCCATGTTCGTGCTTTGAGGACTGGCCCCGCTCCCCAGAAGAACGACGGCAAGGACCAGCCGGCTAGTAATAGACCGTGGCAACGACGGAATCCGTGTAGACGCCGACGACCGCGTCCTGCCCGCCCGGCACCCTGCCGTAAATGCTGATCGTGGCCCTGCCGCCCGTGACCGTTTCCGTGACCGGGGAGGTCCAGGGCGTATCGGCCGAGCGATCGCTGCCGGAAGCATAGATGTTGTAGTTCAAGTAGCTGCTCCCGTTGACCATGCAGCGCTGCGGCGAGGGCCCGCAGTGGCCGCCCGATGCGTTGGTTCCCAAATCGAAACCCAGCCTTACGTTACTGTCGATTGCGCAGTTCACAGTAATCGTTGTCGACGAGTCCAAACTCGCAGTTGCGTTTGTGGTGATCGGGTTGTACGTTCCGAAGTCCAGCGTGGGACTGCTGGCCGTGCAGTTCTGGTTGACCGTCGCATTGACGCTGAGATTTCCCGTGGCTGAACCCGAGGCTTCGGTGAGTACGGGAATGAGGATCGCAAGGGCGCCGAACAGCGCGGCAATCGCGCGCTCGCGCATTAGTAATTAACGGTCGCGACTACTGTGTCGGAGTAGGTGTCGACGTTCACGTCCTGGGTGGGTGGAACGCGTCCATAAATCGTCACGCTGGTCGGCGTCGTAATGCCGCCGGTGACGCTTTCGGAGATGGCCGTGGTCCAGACCGAACTGTGGCCGCTATCGCTGTAGAGCTGATAGTTCAAATAGTTGCTGTGCACGGCGCCGACCAAGCAGCGTTGCGGAGCGGCGCAGCCTGTAGGCGCGTTAGCCGAGTTTCCAAAACCGAGCGTGATGCCGGTCGCACCCTTGGTGCACGTCACCGTAATCGTCGTCGTTGCGTCGAGATTTGCGGAGTTATTCGTAACGACGGGATCGTAGGAGCCGAAAGCTAGAGTCGGGCTCGAGAGAATGCATTTCTGAGCTACGCTGGCCGTGACGGTGAGCGTACCGGTTGAAGAACCGGCGTCGACGGTGCGTGGGATCACCATTACAGCTGCTGCGAAAACCGCAGCAGCTGTAACATTAGCGATCCGGAAAAACCGGCGTGCTCTCACGGAATGCGTCTCAGTTCTTCTGCGAGGACGCTTAGTAGTTTACGGTTGCGACGAGGGTATCTGAGTAGGAGCCCGTCGGCACCGCTTGGCCGGCCGGAATTCTACCGTAGATCGTGAACGCGCCGGTGCTCGTTTCGGCAGTCGTCGACGTGCCGGTCAAGCCGAACAGCGTCGTGCGTGCTGAATCCGAGTACACGTTGTACGCCAGATAATTCGAGCCGGTCTTCAAGCAGCGATTGTTCGCGTCGGCACCGCCCGAAGCGGTATCGCACGAGCTGCCCGAGTTCGCACCGGTGCTGAAGCTGACCGAAGCCGGGCTTCCGCCGTTCGTGCAGGCGATCGTCATCGAGCCCGTGCCATCGTTCGGGTTCGCGTCGGCGCGATCGTAACCGGTAAAGGTGAGTGCGCTGGTCTGCGAGATCGTGCAGGTCGATGCGACGGTCGCTGAAACGCTGAGGTTGCCCGTCGAAGATCCGGCGAACGCATATGTTCCGCTAAATGCAATCGTTAGGGCAAGCGCTGAGCCGGCTGCCATGAGCATCCGGCGGGTGGAACTGAAACGCATTAAAAAATCTCCGTAAGAGAAATTGAGTGACGTAACGGCCGAACCCCCGAACGGCTCTTCGATAGTTTATAGCATAAGAGGTGCGTCCTACAAACGCCTTAAGCAGGCAAGCGCCGAATATTTTACGGCTCCTTAATTGTCAGCCACTACCTCGCGGATAAACGCTCTGTAAGCTCTGTGTTAGCGAGACCCAAAGGTCCTTAAACAACAGTGCCATCCCTGCGACAAAGCTCGGAATGACACTGTGCTTAAATGGGTCTAAAACGACGTCTGGAGAGCTAAGCGACCTAGCGGACGGCTAGATTAGAACTCTTCCTCCGGCTGCTGTTCCCGGAAGGGCTCGGGTTCTTCGCCTTCACCTATTGGAAACGTGGGAGGCTCGACCGCCGGCTCCTCTTCCTCCTCGAGGACGTAGCCCTGCTCTTCTTCGTCGGCTTCATCAGCCGGCTCGGCGTCAGGCTCGAGTTCTTCGATGACGTCGATCGCTCGCGCGCCCGGCACTTGCGTGTCGGCGTCGGCGGTCGCCATGGCGCCACCCACGGGTCCGCTGACAATCGGTTTGGAGTCGTCGATCTCTTCCTCTTCCTCTTCCTCTTCCGGAATTTCGGCTTCGCCCGTCACCGCCGATGCGCGCTGCGCCTCGGCTTCGCGTTGCGCGGCCGCAGTCTGCGTCATGCGCGGATCTTCGTCGCCCATCAGCAACCCGATCTCTTGCGCGCGTTCGCCGACGTCATCGTCGGAGATCTTGATCTCGACCTCTTCGCGGTTCTCCGTCAACACTTTGACGTCGAGCGCCAGCGATTGCAGCTCTTTGATCAGCACCTTAAACGACTCCGGCACGCCCGGCTCCATGACGTTCTCGCCCTTGACGATCGCCTCGTACGTTTTTACGCGGCCGACCACGTCGTCGGACTTGACCGTGAGCAGCTCTTGCAGCGTGTAGGCTGCGCCGTACGCTTCGAGCGCCCAGACTTCCATTTCACCGAACCGCTGGCCGCCGAACTGCGCCTTGCCGCCCAGCGGCTGCTGGGTGATCATCGAGTACGGACCGGTCGAGCGCGCGTGGATCTTGTCGTCGACCAAGTGCGCGAGCTTCAACATATAAATGTAGCCCACGGTAATCGGCCGGCTGAAACGATCGCCCGTGCGGCCGTCGCGTAGCCACGTCTTGCCGTCTTCGGGCAAGCCCGCGTCCTGCAGCCACTCGGTAATGTCTTCGGCGTGCGCGCCGTCGAAGACGGGCGTCGAAACGTACATGCCCAGCATGCGCGCCGCCCAGCCCAGATGCGTCTCCATGATCTGTCCCAGATTCATGCGCGACGGAACGCCCAGCGGGTTGAGCACGATGTCGACCGGCGTACCGTCTTCCAGGTACGGCATGTCTTCCTCGGGCAGCACTTTGGCGATCACGCCCTTGTTGCCGTGGCGTCCGGCCATCTTGTCGCCTTGCAGAATCTTACGCTTCTGCGCCACGTAGACGCGCACCAAATGATTGACGCCGGGCGAGAGTTCGTCGCCGTTCTCGCGCGAGAAGACCTTGACGTCGATGATCTTGCCCTTCTCGCCGTGCGGAACTTTCAGCGAGGTGTCGCGCACTTCGCGCGATTTCTCGCCGAAGATCGCGCGCAGCAAACGCTCTTCCGCGGTCAACTCGGTCTCGCCCTTGGGCGTGACTTTACCGACCAGGATGTCTTCCGGACGCACTTCAGCGCCGATGCGCACGATGCCGCGCTCGTCGAGATCCTTGAGCGAATCCTCGCCGACGTTGGGAATGTCGCGCGTGATCTCTTCGGGGCCCAGCTTGGTGTCGCGGGCCTCGCACTCGTACTCCTCGATGTGAATCGAGGTGAAGCGATCGTCCTTGACCATGCGCTCGCTGATCAGGATCGCGTCTTCGTAGTTGTAGCCTTCCCACGGCATGAAACCGACCAGGACGTTTTGTCCTAGCGCCAGCTCGCCGTCGTCCGACGATGGTCCGTCCGCGAGAATCTGCCCGCTGGTCACGCGTTCGCCCGGCAACACGATCGGCCGCTGGTTGATGCACGTGCCGGCGTTGCTGCGCGTAAACTTCAGCAAGTCGTAGGTTTTCTCGATGCCGTCGCCGTTCTTCACGACGACCGACTTGGAATCGACCGCCATCACTTCGCCCGGCTCGTCCGCCACGATCAGCGAACCCGAATCCTTGGCGGCGCGGTACTCCATGCCGGTGCCGACGATCGGCGCTTGCGGCTGCAAGAGCGGAACCGCCTGACGCTGCATGTTGGCGCCCATGAGCGCGCGGTTTGCGTCGTCGTGTTCCAGGAACGGAATCAATGCGGTCGCCACCGAGACGATCTGTTTCGGCGAAACGTCCATCAACTGCACGCGCAGCGCGGGCTCTTCGATGTACTCTTCCGCGTAGCGGCAGACGACGGATTCCGAGGTGATGCGGCCCTTCTCGTCGAGCGGCGTGTTGGCTTGCGCGATGATGTATTCGTCTTCGCGATCCGCGGTCAGGTACACGATCTCATCGGTCACGTTGCCGTCGCGCGCGACGCGGTAAGGCGTTTCGATGAAGCCGAACTTGTTGACGCGTCCGTAGGTCGCCAGCGAGCCGATCAAGCCGATGTTCGGGCCTTCCGGCGTTTCGATCGGGCAGATGCGGCCGTAATGCGAGTGATGGACGTCGCGGACTTCGAAGCCGGCGCGTTCGCGCGACAGGCCGCCCGGGCCGAGCGCCGAGAGGCGCCGCTTGTGCGTCAGCTCCGCCAGCGAGTTGGTTTGGTCCATGAACTGCGAGAGCTGCGACGATCCGAAGAACTCCTTAATCGCAGCCACCACGGGCCGGATGTTGATCAGCGCCTGCGGGGTGACGGTTTCAATGTCTTGCACCGTCATGCGCTCGCGCACGACGCGCTCCAAGCGGAGCAAACCGACGCGGAATTGATTCTGCAGCAGTTCGCCGACCGAGCGGATGCGGCGGTTGCCCAGATGATCGATGTCGTCCTTGCCCACTTGGCCGGTGCCGACTTTGATCAAACGGCGGATGACCGCGATCATGTCTTCGCGCGTCAGGCTGCGCTTGCCGATCGGCGGCATCTGCAGACCCGCGTCCTTGTACTCGTCGACGAATACGCTGGGCGTCTCGCCGCGCGTCTCCGGATTCGGATTGTCGATGCGGTACTGGAACTTGCCGTTGAGTTTATAGCGGCCGACGCCTGCGAGATCGTAGCGCTTGTCGTCGAAGAACAGCGACTCGAGCAGCTTCTCGGCGTTTTCCGCATTCTCAGGCTCGCCGGGACGCAGCTTCTTGTAGATCTCCTTGAGCGCGTCTTCGCGCGTCTTGACGTCCTTGTCTTTTTCGATCGAGTTGCGCACCAGCGGCGAGTCGTCGAACAGCTTCAGAATCGCTTCGTCGCTCTCCCACTCGAAGCCGAGGTCGGGACGCGACAGCGCGCGCACGAATGTCGAGACGTAAATCTTGCGGTTCTTGTCGATGCGAACGCCGATCGTACCCTCGGTCTCGTCGTTCTTGGTGCCGTTGTCGGTTTCGAACTCGATCCACGCACCGCGGTTCGGAATGATCGTGGCGTTGTACGTCGGGCGGCCGTTGGTGTCGGTGTCCTGATTGTAGTACACGCCCGGCGAACGCACGAGTTGGCTCACGATCACGCGCTCCGCGCCGTTGATCATGAACGTGCCCTTGTTGGTCATGAGCGGAAAGTCGCCCATGAAAATCTCTTGGTCGGGAATGCCTTTAATTTCGCCCGACTCGGCGGTGATCAGGCGCACGCGCACGCGCAGCGGCGCGCTGTAGGTCATGTCGCGTTCGCGGCACTCCTCAACGGAATACTTGGGCTCACCCAGGCTGTGTTCGCCGAACTCGAGCACCAGGTTGCCGGTGAAATCTTTGATCGGCGAGATCGAAGCAAACGCCTCGGCCAAGCCTTCGGTCTTGAACCACTCGAAGCTGGCCATCTGCAGCTCGATGAGATTGGGCACTTCCAGGACGTGCGGAATCTTCGCGAAGCTTACGCGCTCGCGTTTGGGTCCCGTGTCGGGCTGCTGTTCGACCGTGAACGCGCCCGTCGGCATCGGGAAGGTGCTGGATTGTACGGTTCCGGGAGCGCCGTCGACCTGGCCGGCCCTGCGCTTCGACCTTCCTTCTAAAGGCTCTGGGCTGCGGCTGCGCCTCGGCTTAGAAGGGGACTTAGGAGCCGTCGCTTTCGCCATTCGTTATCTCTCTCTTCGGGTGTTATATAAGGAAGGAACCGGTTGGGCCTGAGACCTGAGCACGCGAAAAAGAACGACGCCGACCACCCCGCTCGTGGTGACTCGTTCTTTCTTTTATATGCCTAGCGGCCAGGGCACAGGCGAATAGTATAACACCCGCCCAAAGCTCCTACAACCCTCCGGGAGGGGAGTTATTCGGGGGCCGGGGCCAGGCGGTGGCGGCTGGGCGGCTTCCTGAGGCGGCGGACGCGATCGAAGAGATGTCCGCCCAAGAGCAGGACGAACAGCCAAGCGATCGGCAGCAAGGCTGCAAAAAAGGAAATTTCCTCAACCACAAAGGGTTGGTGGTGCCGCGACATGTCAGGGGGAGTTTATCACACGCTTGCCCGGCGTGACAAGGCAGAAAGTGTGGTATGAACGTTAAGTAGGGAGTTGTACGGAAGGGCGGCCCACCACCCCATGCAGTGGTCCATTGACTCAGCAGACGCCTATTCGGTCGCAAGCGTCCGGAGAAGCGTGATCGACGAACTGCAGCAGGGTGCCGGCCCGGCCGCGGATCTGTTCACACTTGAAGTCGTCCTCGGCGAGCTGCTCGCCGCTGAGATGGAGCGCGGGCACCTCGCCCTGGCGGTCTCCCTCGAAAGCAACGAAGCCGGCCCCGCCGTTCATATTTATGCGCAAGGGCCGCCCGCCATCAGCAAAGACAACAACGAGTTCCGCCGCGCCATTCTGTTGAACACGCGCGTTCCGCTTACGATCGAAGCGAGCGCGCAAGGGACGCACATGACGCTGCGCATGCCGCCGGAGGCGTCGGCCGACGCCCTCTTCCGTTCGCGCTCGTCCGAGACATATCACCGCGCGCAGGAGATTAGCCGCCGCTATACCTACTAGGCCGCCATGAACCGCGTCGCGGCCTTTTTCACGCGGGTCTTCGAATACGCCGTTCCCGATCCGTATATCTACGCGGTCGCGTTAACGCTGTTGACCGCGCTGCTGGCTTTTATCTTTGCGCCGCACCACGCGCCGGTCGAGCTCTTGAGCTCCTGGTACAAAGGCATCTTCGACATCCTCGCTTTCGCGCTGGAGATGATCCTGATTCTCGTCACCGGTTATGCGCTGGCGAGCAGTGCGCCGGTCGCGCGCGCTTTGCAGTGGCTGGCGGCGCAGCCGCGCTCGGGGAAGGGCGCCGTTACGCTGACGTTTCTGGTCTCGGCCTGCGCGTGCTGGCTGAACTGGGGCTTCGGGCTGGTCGTCGCCGGATTGCTGTCGCGCGAGATTGCCAAGCGCATGCGCATCGATTTCGGCTGGCTCGTCGCGGCCGCGTATAGCGGATTTCTGATTTGGGCGAGCGGCTTGTCCAGTTCGATCGCGCTCGCGCAAGCCACCCCCGGAAGCAAACTCAACATCGTGCAGTCCGTCACGGGCCAGGTCTTGCCGCTCAGCGCGACGATTTTCACGGCCTTCAATCTTGTTCCGGTGCTTGCGCTGCTTGTTATCCTACCGTTTGTTTTGCGCGCACTTGAACCGAGCGACGTGGTGGAGGCGCGCGCCGCACTCGGCAACACTAGTGTCATGGTGAGCCCGTCGAACCACGACCGAGCACTGCCGCAGGCAGGTGACGAGGTCAAGCACACCCTCGCCTCCGCGCTGGAAAATGCGTGGATTTTGAACGTCGTCATCGCGGCGGCTGGGCTGGGATATATCGGCTGGACTTGGGCAACGGCGGGCTTTTCACTCGACATAAACTCGGTGATCTTCATCTTCTTTTGCTTGGGGCTGCTGCTGCATTGGCGGCCGATTGCATACGTTGCGGCGGTGAACGACGCCGCGCGCATCACCGGGCCGCTAATCTTGCAGTATCCGCTGTACGGCGGAATCATGGGCATGATGACGGCAACGGGTTTAGCCGGCGTAATCGCGCAGTGGTTCGTTGCATTTTCCAGCGCCGCGACGTTGCCGTTTTGGAGTTACGTCAGCTCGATCGTGATCAGCCTCTTCGTACCGAGCGGCGGCGGACACTGGGCAGTGCAGGGACCTTTCGCAGTTCCGGCCGCCGTCAAAATGCACGCTTCGCTGCCGGCGACAGCGATGGGCGTGGCCATCGGAGAACAAGTTGCCAACATGATCCAGCCGTTCTGGGCGTTGCCCGTGCTGGCAATCGCGGGCGTCGGACTGCGCCGCGTGATGGCGTTCACGGTGGTGAGTTTTGCTATTGCGTTTGTCGTATTTGCGTTAGCGCTGTTGCTGCTGATTCCGCGCTAGGATGTTTTCCGCGGTCGTCCTAGCCGCGGCGTTGACGCCGCTGCAGATCTTCTTCCACGCCGAGGACACGTGGGAGGCGCGGAAGCTGCCGCCTTTTGTAGCGTTCGATACCGCGATCACGCATCGCACGGCCGGCGGCGCGATTACGCAGGGCAGCGAGCACGTGATCTTGCGCACCTTCGATCATTGGTGTTCGACGATCGAGGTCGATCAAGGTGCAGCCGAACCGAAGACCAGCCGCGGCTTGAACTGCTTAGGGCCGGCGTATTCGCCGCTCGGATTCAATATTTCATCGGTCTATCCGGCCAGCACCCAGCCGGACCCGTTCGTTCCGTCGCAGCTTCCCGTAATCGCGCACGTTCGCGCCATCCACTACGACGTGACGTTCGCGGACGAACAAACCATCGACGGTGCGCTCGCGTACCATTTACTGCTGCGGCCGCTCGGTTCGCCCGAACATTACCCGCTGCGAGCGCTCTGGGTTGATGAGAGCGATTTCCAAGTTCGCAGATTAACCTACGCGGAAAACCCGAGCGGCTGGAGCGCTTCGATCGACTATTCGTTCAAGCCGTACGGACCGCAAGGCATTTGGTGGATCTCACAGATCGATGCAAGCTGGCAGCCGGGGCAACATTTAAACGAGCCTGCTTTTACAAGCACGCTCGTTTTGCACAATGTGAGTTTTCCTTCGGTTTAGAGGCGGCTCCAGGACGTCGTGTTGCGCGTGCAGTGCCAAGAAGCGTGCAGCGACAGACTGAGCGCCGGATGGCGCAGCGCCGGAATGTGCGCGGCCACCTTGACGGCTTTGACTTTGCGAAAACGCGGTGCGCTGCCCAAGACCGAGCGTCCCTTGCGGGTCCGTGCCATCGGTTTTGGCGCAAGCAGCATGGTCATCTGGGACAGCTATTATAGCAGGGCAGCCCAAGAGGCGGCCTTATGAGAGCCGTTCCCGGCCGTGCGGCGAGGTCAGATCGAGTACCGGACCGATCGGGACGATGCGCGTCGGGTTAATCTCGGTGTGCGTCACGTAATAGTGGCGCTTGATGTGATCGAAGTTCACAGTTTCCGCAATGCCGGGGATCTGATACAGATCGCGCAAGTAACCCCAGAGGTTGGGATAGTCCACGATGCGGCGCAGATTGCACTTGAAATGGCCGTAATAGACCGCGTCAAAGCGGATCAGCGTGACGAAGAGCTTCCAATCGGTCTCGACCG
This Candidatus Rubrimentiphilum sp. DNA region includes the following protein-coding sequences:
- a CDS encoding spore coat U domain-containing protein; protein product: MRERAIAALFGALAILIPVLTEASGSATGNLSVNATVNQNCTASSPTLDFGTYNPITTNATASLDSSTTITVNCAIDSNVRLGFDLGTNASGGHCGPSPQRCMVNGSSYLNYNIYASGSDRSADTPWTSPVTETVTGGRATISIYGRVPGGQDAVVGVYTDSVVATVYY
- a CDS encoding fimbria/pilus periplasmic chaperone — translated: MKAATFSVDPIIITLEKTNSSASIAVTNQTTQKLRLQVTGFSWSQSRSGQVELAKTDQLVYFPQLLSLDPGETKRVRVGVTMPQGPTEKTYRVFMEELPSLQSVLGPKGRAQVTLLLKVGVPVFLRPAGSPVVSGAVRSGSVQKGAVNFDVVNTGNTHFSIQSVVISGKSGAGAQLFSQNITGWYVLAGGTRHFVVPISAARCAALSSLSVQVRTDAGRFGETFAGVRKQCGTTSAR
- a CDS encoding spore coat U domain-containing protein, yielding MVIPRTVDAGSSTGTLTVTASVAQKCILSSPTLAFGSYDPVVTNNSANLDATTTITVTCTKGATGITLGFGNSANAPTGCAAPQRCLVGAVHSNYLNYQLYSDSGHSSVWTTAISESVTGGITTPTSVTIYGRVPPTQDVNVDTYSDTVVATVNY
- a CDS encoding spore coat U domain-containing protein; translation: MRFSSTRRMLMAAGSALALTIAFSGTYAFAGSSTGNLSVSATVASTCTISQTSALTFTGYDRADANPNDGTGSMTIACTNGGSPASVSFSTGANSGSSCDTASGGADANNRCLKTGSNYLAYNVYSDSARTTLFGLTGTSTTAETSTGAFTIYGRIPAGQAVPTGSYSDTLVATVNY
- a CDS encoding spore coat protein U domain-containing protein, with the translated sequence MAISTTVIAKCTVTSPTPLNFGSYDPVVTNNTAALDVAPNALAVACTRGAPGVTVTLNLGLHAVGSTRFMVDGASHTLQYEIYTTSGRTTVWNTTNSVSYTSTSMATVNLPVYGRIPGGQDAYTAASYTDSVTATVNF
- a CDS encoding fimbria/pilus outer membrane usher protein, with protein sequence MTLHVNTLDQGETVAILRDKDVLVPIDALEQGGIHGLGGKRETIRGQVFVSLASLAPAVVYNLNEDSLSLDVTVQPKFLPSIQLDLVRARPANVEYTGSRSAYVNYSASRTSAGDANAFLETGINRGSHVLYDSFNFATGASAHRGLTYFENDDRLRSVRQVYGDFVESTGDLGGSTFIGGIASARAFDLDPYAIHYPLPGFSGAVTSPSTADIYVNGVLTSRIDLSPGNFDLTRLPVASGSATTQVVVTDAFGHTQTYTQSSYISSDLLIRGTSDFEYAAGLVRNNAFQDGDRYGPGAVMGHYRLGVSNLFTAGGRFEASSGLVSFGPVFDLRLKPGLLHLALGASHAAGLTGGALSLGYSYAAPRFGGGVTLLTQSSSYANISQSPSADRATSAITGFLTAQLGRQSVGLQIFRRGDRDGGASSQIALTASSTIAKTFSLAVTVERDTNSTSGPHSSVVAMLTRPFGRLGASLTEKIDPLNGSTNLQVQASPKNLFGLGYIASVDSAHTINGSFLYRSQYGDAGIDYSKGRGSVFTDTLRLSGGLALIGHGIYPTRAVTGSFALVDIPDTPGVHIYLENQDVGKTNKHGKILVTGLLPNYGNSIRLEDADAPLNTSLQTEQKLIAPPPKGGAVVTFPAVRLQALVGTLQVLDNGKVVIPADGEVLVSGNGFDTRSDIGTGGEFYLENIPPGKYKALIRYAQGECTFDLVAPSSTQMLLNLGTLQCRK
- a CDS encoding spore coat U domain-containing protein translates to MKQLAPILIASMFAVALMGADSTSKSTLTVKTAVAANCALQSPQGIDFGTYDPSSNGTVDAQVDALQIQCTKGSAGVSIALDNGQYYNGTHRTMRTAGGNGAVFYEIYTAAARSVVWNRTQTVTYVAATSQPVKITLYGRVLGATAATPGDYSDTLTALVNF